Part of the Sandaracinaceae bacterium genome is shown below.
GTCCATGCACCCGGTCCTCTCGTCGGTCATCGATCGCCTCGCCCGCGAGACGACGACCCCAACCGGCCCCGCTGCCGACGGCGATCACAGGCTTCCCGAGCTGCCAGGCGAGCGCGATCTCGCTCAGGGTGCCGGCGCGGCCGCCCACCACGAACACGAGTTCCGCGGTCGCGACGACGACGAGGTTCCGGCCGTGGTTCAGGCCCGTGCAGATCGGGATGTCGACGAACTCGTTCGCGCAGCTCGCGTCGTAGGTCGGAAGCACGCCGATGACGTCGCCGCTCCGATAGCGTGACGAGCTGCGGGCGCCGCGGGATGCGGCGCGCATCACGCCGCCGAGACCACCGGTCACGATACGAAAACCGCTCGTGACGGCCGCCTCGCCCAACGCCGCCGCTACCGCGTCCTCCTCCTCTGTCGCGCGAACGCTTCCGATGATCGCTGCGATACGCCGCGTACGCTCCGTCATGGCCCCTCCGCTCGGCACCTGAAGATCATGAAGTCGGACGCGGGCTCCATGGTGTCGACGTTCACGCCCGGCGTCTCGTCGATCGACTCTACGCGCAGCGCCGCCGCACGGAACATCTCCTCGTAGTGCCGCATCGGCCGATGAACCTCGTGGCGCAGGCGCCCGCTCGATCGAACGAGCTTGGTGTAGGCGAATGACTCCTCGGGTTCCCAGGCCGAGGGGAGGACGCGGTGCTGTAGGGCGGTGTGACAGCCCACGTGACGGGGGTTGCAGACGACCAGGATGGCGCTGCCGCCCCGGTGGAGCAGGGCTCGCACGTCGTCCAGCACCGAGCGGGCGTCTTCGTCGCCGAGCGTGCAGAGCACGAGACAACACACGACCGCATCGAACGCGCTCTGCTCGCGGGAGCGCAGGACCTCGACCTCGCCGCGGGTCAGGAAGCCGGGGCCTGTCGCATCGCGCCAGTGCTCAGCCAGGCTCGCGTCGGGATCGTACGCCGTCACGGCGATGCCTTCCTGCGCGAGCCGCGCCGCGA
Proteins encoded:
- a CDS encoding TIGR00725 family protein, which gives rise to MTERTRRIAAIIGSVRATEEEDAVAAALGEAAVTSGFRIVTGGLGGVMRAASRGARSSSRYRSGDVIGVLPTYDASCANEFVDIPICTGLNHGRNLVVVATAELVFVVGGRAGTLSEIALAWQLGKPVIAVGSGAGWGRRLAGEAIDDRREDRVHGPHDPLEAVALACELVLAPRKPARTFP